Part of the Temnothorax longispinosus isolate EJ_2023e chromosome 5, Tlon_JGU_v1, whole genome shotgun sequence genome is shown below.
tctcataaataaacaatttaaataatctagaaGGATCAAATAACATATCGAAACGATGGATGAGAAACAATGACTAAAATggtcaattttaaatataaaagttaatcaATTCAGAGGTCATAAGCGTAGTtacaaattctaattttatttcgtcgTTGGTAAAGCGCGAAAATAGAGTCCCGTGTATACTTTGCACGTTGTCTAGTGTTTGCGtttgtcttttcttttcctacTTTTATGTCTTTATAATCCTAAATtcacgataaaataattataaacgttaaaaaaagaagaagatgcGCTCAAGAAGCGTGAAGCGCAGTTCCGGTTGGGAATTTTTGAGATGAGAAATCCAATTTCATGGAACGGATTTTGTCTGCGGCGATCTTCTTCGAGTCGCGCccatacattatttttactctCTTTCTTCTACCTTCCGCGAAGGTAGATACTCCGGCGGATATAACGATTCGCTTAAAAACCCGACCACTTGCTCGTGCCAATGTATAACAGGCTATAATAGACCAAGATTGTAATAAATGAACGGTGAATTAGTATTGACTGATTGACCGCGCGACCTTCCGTTCGCCGGCGCGCGTTATGTATGAGCGCCGGCCGATCTCTCTTGTCACGCCGTGTGAACCTCAGCATCGCGGCCGGACCAACGAGGTTAATTAGTTCAAAGTGGCCTCCCATCTGCGCCGCGCGCGAGACCACAGCGAGACACGCGGCGACGGCGTTCGGGGAGAGAGGCACTGCTCCTCCGACACGTTCCGAACACCCGAACCCTACGTGACGGTGCATGAGAGATCGTCGCCCATTAGCAAACACCTCGAGCCGCAAATGTGGCAGACTTTGGATACTCACGTAGTGAATCACACACCTTGCGACGCTTACCTGCCTGCGCCTCGATTATTTTCCTCGTCGCCAGTAACGTGATCGCCGCCGGACAGTCGGACTGTCGGACCATTTCGTTGAAACCTTCTCTCGCCTATTCCGTACCTTAATAGTCGCCAATTATAATTGACGGAGAAGCGGATTCAAACTTGTCTCGTTTTCGTCGGCCTGAAGTAAGTCACGAATTCAAATTTCAAGTTGAAATTATCAACAGTTCGCGCagtacgaatatatattatcgatCGATATTTAAAGAGCTTCCACGCGATCGCATGCAACTTAAGTTTAGCGCGACGTTCGAGCCGCATTCGATTCGCATCGCTTCTTTAATACAATAACCATTCtctcataataattttgataattttttaaagacacATTCAATTCTATCGCTTAACTCTTATTTATCTATAAGTGTTCTGAAAAGAGGGGTAAATTCGCACAAGTACTCGAATTTCagataaagtattaaaaaaagccGCCCCTCTTTCGCGCTCGCGCGTTTTATCTCGGTCGGCTGTCATCGTAAATCAAGCAGCTGTTCGGGTAAaagttaggttaggttaggtgcTCTTCGATCACGCGTACTCGTCGCGTCATCGCGAGACAGTCTCTCTCGAGGATGGTACTCTCGTTCACAGGATTGCCTTCCTCTAAACGACTGCTGTTGCTCTTCCTACAATGCTCGCTATGTAAGTCGCGCGAAAAATGCCCGCTGAAAAACCTTCAAAGCCGCCTCGCTATCGTTTCGTGAGCGACTTATCTTTTCGGACGAGGTTTTGTTGTCAATAAAGCGACATATCATTGCGAAATATCCATTGTAATATCCATTGTAATAACGATGAATTTTATCCTTGAAAACCttcgaaattataaagaaaatcttataaacctcgacggaaaaaataaaatcttctagcatatcaaattaatcaatattatacataatccTTATATCTGTATATCATATTGGCTCatcagtattaaaaaattatataattcttaaatgTTGATAAAATTCCAAAGTATTGAATAGCCGTATTGAATCCAAAGTATTGAATTATCCctctgtataattttttttttgcatccTCGGAATGAATACGTGGATCTGTCACGTTTGCCGCTATTTTTCCCtaccttaaaatatttttaaaaaatctgaaaaaaatcacaaaattttttataaacatcgtttatttaatattttctggcagGCTTGCAAGTTTCACAGTTACAAGCAGGTATCATTTTTGGCTCGAACGCCGTAGACCCACATATACAGACGGAGggttataattattgattatgcTTGTGCATaggaaaaaattttgcatactgaataaaatagtttcgtttttcttttttacactGTACCGTTCGATCATAGCAAGCCGGAAGAGGTTGTCGTACGTGCGCTTGCTCATCCGAGCGCGGCGGAGCGACGCGTGGTCGTTTTCGgacaataattacatttattaaggCGTTAATCGCCGGATCACGCTCACGTTCGGAATAGCGTGACCGCTGGTTCCCGCTATGTACCAGTTTCAGGTTGAATCGGCTGCCTCCTCGTTATTTGTCACGAGTCGTCGTCGGCGCGCAGTTCTCCGTTATCCTCTCGATTCCGCTCTAGGATTTTCTTCGCGACGCGTATCCCTTCATCTCGTTACCCACTTTCCCAAGTACGCCCCTCtagtcttttaatattaaatttgatctTTGTGCTTCAAATTCAACTcgcatatttaaaatatgccGATTGTCCACGTttctttacaataaatataaaagaaatatcattGGTCCGTCATTCTTCCAGGTCGCCGCGCAATGGTGAACAAGCTCTGGTGCTTGGAGATCGGGCGAAGGTGGAGACAGGCGGCTAGACAGGAGCCACCGCAGGCGCGTGTGCTGTCCGAACCAAAGTGCCAGTCGTACGTGGCCATTTGGTATCTCTACTACCGCTGGACAATCTTCCTCGCTTGGACCGCCTTCGTCGTGTGTTCGATATTTGAAATCGGCAGCTACGAACCGCTGTCTCAGTACGAGAAATGGCCAATCTATCTGACCAACTGGGACATGACTTTGGGTATTACACAAGCGTTGATCGGCGGTATTCTCGTGTCGAAACGATGGCGATTGCAGAAGATACCCGGCTTCAATCCATGCGATCTCAAATTGGAGTCCACCGACCGGCTATACTGGTTTCTGTACGTCGTAACGACCAATATGGCCATTGGCGTGACGATTAGTTACTGGCTCGCCGTATACAATCCGGAGATCCATAAAGTGGACCCGCTCAATATCATGATGCATGTGTGCAACAGCGTGCTGATGCTGATTGATTTATTTGTCACCAACATACCGTTCCGCCTGCGGAACTTTTGGTGGTGCCTATCGATCGTCGTGTTCTACATAATCTTCTCGGTGATCTATTATGTCGCCGGCGGCCTTGACAAGCACGACAACCACTATATCTACAAAGTCCTCGATTGGAAGAAACCGGTGCGGACGTTGCTCGTTTGTATCGGTGGTTTTACGTTTGTAACGGTGCTGCATTGCGTCGTTTGCATGCTGGCAAACATCAGAGACCGCATCTATCGCAAGACTGCTGAGAACGTCAGCAAACCTGCGCAGCTAAACATGACGGACGATAAACCGCTTCCAGAAAAACAAATAGAAGTAGTTTAATCGATAAAAGTTTACGTAGAacgacatttatttttgtccgCCTAATATCCTCTTGGGATTGTAAGACCCCGAGGCATTGggacaatttaatattcaacaGGGCAAGATGAAATGTGCCTTCTTGACGTGGCTGCGCCTGCGAGTAGAATCCTTCTCTAACGAGCGAGCTTCCTGTGGTCATCTAGCTCGTTTGTAGAAACGATTAAGTATTAATAGGATGTTAGCAGTGTCTGATGAGCGATACAACCAAGTAGGTGATCTGCTTTCATGACTCTGAGCTTCGTCTTCGGCAATATTTCTAACAAACTAGAAAAACAATGATTATAGCTAATATACCGATTGTATGGTCGTTCCCAATTTGTATAGATTCTGCGAAAACGTGCTTATATTTCTTAGAAATTATATGACAATATCGTAGAAGCCTGACAATATTTGTGAACGCTTCGGTTATTAGAGCCGCGATTGTTTTGAACGCATGCACGTGTTTGCCACAGTGGCAAATAGtaaaaattcatgtaaaat
Proteins encoded:
- the LOC139813888 gene encoding protein rolling stone isoform X3, with the translated sequence MVLSFTGLPSSKRLLLLFLQCSLCRRAMVNKLWCLEIGRRWRQAARQEPPQARVLSEPKCQSYVAIWYLYYRWTIFLAWTAFVVCSIFEIGSYEPLSQYEKWPIYLTNWDMTLGITQALIGGILVSKRWRLQKIPGFNPCDLKLESTDRLYWFLYVVTTNMAIGVTISYWLAVYNPEIHKVDPLNIMMHVCNSVLMLIDLFVTNIPFRLRNFWWCLSIVVFYIIFSVIYYVAGGLDKHDNHYIYKVLDWKKPVRTLLVCIGGFTFVTVLHCVVCMLANIRDRIYRKTAENVSKPAQLNMTDDKPLPEKQIEVV
- the LOC139813888 gene encoding uncharacterized protein isoform X1, producing MDSSDTSKLWQARRKMSFSRQNQDKTEWEILENHELLMARLQPNVKDSLDIADVASYYGRRAMVNKLWCLEIGRRWRQAARQEPPQARVLSEPKCQSYVAIWYLYYRWTIFLAWTAFVVCSIFEIGSYEPLSQYEKWPIYLTNWDMTLGITQALIGGILVSKRWRLQKIPGFNPCDLKLESTDRLYWFLYVVTTNMAIGVTISYWLAVYNPEIHKVDPLNIMMHVCNSVLMLIDLFVTNIPFRLRNFWWCLSIVVFYIIFSVIYYVAGGLDKHDNHYIYKVLDWKKPVRTLLVCIGGFTFVTVLHCVVCMLANIRDRIYRKTAENVSKPAQLNMTDDKPLPEKQIEVV
- the LOC139813888 gene encoding uncharacterized protein isoform X2, with product MPPQCEEIEIRDMLEKNDHIERIVSKKSPKLLCGRRAMVNKLWCLEIGRRWRQAARQEPPQARVLSEPKCQSYVAIWYLYYRWTIFLAWTAFVVCSIFEIGSYEPLSQYEKWPIYLTNWDMTLGITQALIGGILVSKRWRLQKIPGFNPCDLKLESTDRLYWFLYVVTTNMAIGVTISYWLAVYNPEIHKVDPLNIMMHVCNSVLMLIDLFVTNIPFRLRNFWWCLSIVVFYIIFSVIYYVAGGLDKHDNHYIYKVLDWKKPVRTLLVCIGGFTFVTVLHCVVCMLANIRDRIYRKTAENVSKPAQLNMTDDKPLPEKQIEVV
- the LOC139813888 gene encoding protein rolling stone isoform X4; the encoded protein is MVNKLWCLEIGRRWRQAARQEPPQARVLSEPKCQSYVAIWYLYYRWTIFLAWTAFVVCSIFEIGSYEPLSQYEKWPIYLTNWDMTLGITQALIGGILVSKRWRLQKIPGFNPCDLKLESTDRLYWFLYVVTTNMAIGVTISYWLAVYNPEIHKVDPLNIMMHVCNSVLMLIDLFVTNIPFRLRNFWWCLSIVVFYIIFSVIYYVAGGLDKHDNHYIYKVLDWKKPVRTLLVCIGGFTFVTVLHCVVCMLANIRDRIYRKTAENVSKPAQLNMTDDKPLPEKQIEVV